One genomic segment of Bombina bombina isolate aBomBom1 chromosome 4, aBomBom1.pri, whole genome shotgun sequence includes these proteins:
- the LOC128657443 gene encoding uncharacterized protein LOC128657443 has product MWSLRGMIATNLFVFVWVLLQKLPICDCNELSITNLTRSRRWSSSSIIRGWTGLWSSQDLHKDCLGKLTFNVGGKIEIFAEKHQDNLIGFWRVNQGNKVEWECKWVAWGKWTVGLVGEGVSVSTTFTNPIHTINGDNYNITKVIFEQQIGEGINWRVTAANFGGGIEVYLKIDQIKETTTFTPLIYSTLITTPKMKHYDNTPMCKGKSVVSSGPFQTSTIKPTPVLRDATFQFITWKIKIIDWLVSTHYQNCSRITATMEKALVKWAEGTRRRTRRDIMDTVLGGVGTGLGVVNSIDISSLTATLQSQGMLNAKGIHTQQMINTLVETLTQTVIQVQGPAIQHTEEILIGVISRLREVSWDFVCISMQTELSTDFKLIAQAMENNHTPLGGWEQSVVNSFASKHRELWLNSWLGCRENICRATSLVPTSGTYQNVYHLFSLETPVTESHVLHHELEFPNFIWNGSHMEQVDMSGCIRFPSKILCLPNQARIIFDSCWHNHSYCNGFVEKVNPQDMIFPLGQGKVCFVALKPKDEVHVWFDRCNSREQITPGIYCITGYPVRISSLQFNFTVPQLLTYNATLGAPLITPILVDDAPWQKWVTLLQKDSVLLEHLKNFGERVHVNFYHQEQELQRIEHTFTEMSSATWWQKLANSFSKQSSWGSALGNLFIHPFIIILFISILCIIIQICMCCYLKSLIARVYHLYYGMRMEASLVH; this is encoded by the coding sequence atgtggagcctgagaggaatgatcgccacaaacctatttgtatttgtgtgggtgttattgcaaaaacttCCAATCTGTGACTGTAATGAACTTTCAATCACAAACCTCACAAGGAGTCGTAGATGGAGCTCAAGCAGCATCATCAGAGGATGGACAGGCTTATGGAGCTCTCAAGACCTTCACAAAGATTGTTtgggaaaattgacttttaatgtgggtgggaaaattgaaatatttgcagaaaaacatcaagacaatttaattggtttttggagggtcaatcagggtaataaagttgaatgggaatgtaagtgggtggcttggggaaaatggactgtaggtctggtgggagaaggtgtttctgtgtctacaacatttacaaatcctattcacactataaatggcgataactataatataaccaaggttatatttgaacaacaaattggagaagggattaattggagGGTTACAGCTGccaactttggtggagggattgaagtatacttaaaaatagaCCAAATAAAGGAAACAACCACATTTACgcctttgatctattctactttaatcactacaccaaagatgaaacattatgacaatactccaatgtgtaaggggaaaagtgttgtttctagtggtccatttcaaacaagtacaatcaagccaactccagtattgagggatgccacattccaatttatcacgtggaagattaaaataatagattggctagtttccacacattaccaaaattgttccagaattactgccactatggaaaaagcattagttaagtgggcagaaggtactaggagaaggactaggagggatatcatggatacagttttgggaggtgtgggaacagggctaggtgtggtaaattccattgacatatccagcttaacagcaaccttacagtctcaggggatgttaaatgcaaaagggattcatacgcaacaaatgataaacactctggtagagacactgacacagacagtcattcaggttcagggtcctgccattcaacatacagaggaaatactgataggagtaattagcaggttaagggaagtatcctgggattttgtgtgtatttccatgcaaacagaattatcaactgactttaaattaatagcacaggctatggaaaataaccatacacctttgggagggtgggagcagtctgttgttaacagttttgcatcaaaacacagagaattatggttaaacagttggttgggatgcagggaaaatatatgcagggctacttcacttgtgcccactagtggtacctatcagaatgtttatcatttgttttcactagaaacacctgtcacagaatctcatgttttgcatcatgagttagagttcccaaattttatatggaatggttcccatatggaacaggtagatatgtctggctgcataaggtttccttctaaaattttatgtctacccaaccaggcaagaataatttttgattcctgctggcataatcactcatattgcaatggttttgtggagaaagttaatccccaagatatgatttttcccttaggacaaggaaaggtgtgttttgttgcattgaagcctaaagatgaagtgcatgtatggtttgacaggtgtaattcaagggaacaaatcacaccagggatttattgtattactgggtaccctgtgaggataagttcactacagtttaacttcactgtcccacagttactcacatataacgctaccttgggggctccactcataaccccaatattagtagatgatgcaccttggcaaaaatgggtaaccttattgcaaaaagactctgtgttactagaacatcttaaaaattttggggaacgtgttcatgtaaatttctaccatcaggaacaagaactacaaaggattgaacatacttTTACGGAGATGTCAAGTGCAacctggtggcagaaattagcaaattccttttcgaaacagtcatcatggggttctgcattgggaaatctgtttatacatccatttataatcatattatttatttctatattatgtataattattcaaatttgtatgtgttgttatttaaaatcattaattgcacgtgtatatcacttatattatggtatgcgaatggaagcgtctttagtacactaa